In Streptomyces sp. ML-6, the genomic stretch GGTCCGCTCGTCCCACTGGCGCAGCCGCTCCGCGTCCCGGGACAGGGCCTGCGCGTGGGCCAGGACGTGGTGGGCGAAGAGCACCGGCTGGGCGTGCTGGAGGTGCGTGCGGCCGGGCATCGCAACGTCGGGGTGCGCCTCGGCGAGGCCGACCAGGGCGCCCTGGAGCTCGGCGAGCAGGCCGCCGATGATCCTGGCGTGGTCGCGCAGGTACATCCGGAAGAGCGTGGCGATCTGGTCGTTGCGGGAGCGGCCCGCCCGCAGCTTGCCGCCGAGGTCCGGGCCGAGGCGCTCCAGCAGTCCGCGTTCGAGCGCGGTGTGCACGTCCTCGTCGGCGATGGTGCCGGTGAACGAGCCGTCGGCGACGTCCGCCTCCAGCCGGTCGAGGCCGGCGAGCATGCGGGTCAGCTCGTCCTCGGTGAGCAGGCCCGCCTTGTTCAGGACGCGCGCGTGGGCGCGGGAGCCGGCGATGTCGTACGGCGCGAGCCGCCAGTCGAAGTGGACGGAGGCGGACAGCCTGGCCAGCGCCTCGGCCGGGCCGTCGGCGAAGCGGGCGCCCCAGAGGCGTACGTCGCTGGTGCCGTTGCCGTTGCTCACTGCGTGCTCCTCGGAAGAACAAGGGGTGGATGTGCGACCGCCTCCCCGCACGGAGGGTCCGGGGAGGCGGTGACGTAACTGCTGGGGGTCAGGCCAGGTCACGCTTGGCGGCGATCTTCGACGAGAGGCCGAAGATCTCGATGAAGCCCTGCGCCTTGGACTGGTCGAACGTGTCGCCCGAGTCGTAGGTGGCGAGGTTGAAGTCGTAGAGCGACTGCTCGGACTTACGGCCGGTGACGACGGCGCGGCCCGCGTGCATGGTCATCCGGATGTCGCCGGTGACGTGCTGGTTGGCCTCGTTGATGAAGCCGTCCAGGGCGCGCTTGAGCGGCGAGAACCACAGGCCGTCGTAGACCAGCTCGCCCCAGCGCTGCTCGACCTGCCGCTTGTAGCGGGCCAGCTCGCGCTCGACGGTGACGTTCTCCAGCTCCTGGTGGGCGGTGATCAGCGCGATCGCGCCCGGGGCCTCGTACACCTCGCGGGACTTGATGCCGACGAGCCGGTCCTCGACCATGTCGATCCGGCCGATGCCCTGGGCGCCGGCCCGCTGGTTGAGCTGCTGGATGGCCTGGAGGACGGTGACGGGCTTGCCGTCGATGGCCACCGGCACGCCCTCCTTGAAGGAGATGACGACCTCGTCGGCCTCGCGCGGGGTGGCGGGGTTCTCGGTGTACTCGTAGATGTCCTCGATCGGCGCGTTCCAGATGTCCTCCAGGAAGCCCGTCTCGACGGCGCGTCCGAAGACGTTCTGGTCGATGGAGTACGGGGACTTCTTGGTGGTCGCGATCGGGAGGTTCTTCTCCTCGCAGAAGGCGATCGCCTTGTCCCGGGTCATCGCGTAGTCACGGACCGGGGCGATGCACTTCAGGTCGGGGCCGAGCGCGGAGATGCCGGCCTCGAAGCGGACCTGGTCATTGCCCTTGCCGGTGCAGCCGTGGGCGACGATGCCGGCGTTGTGCTTGTTGGCGGCGGCGACGAGGTGCTTGACGATGGTCGGCCGGGAGAGGGCCGAGACCAGCGGGTAGCGGTCCATGTAGAGGGCGTTGGCCTTGATCGCGGGGAGGCAGTACTCCTCGGCGAACTCGTCCTTGGCGTCCGCGACCTCGGCCTCGACGGCACCACAGGCGAGCGCGCGCTTGCGGATGACGTCCAGGTCCTCGCCGCCCTGGCCGACGTCCACGGCAACGGCGATGACCTCGGCGCCCGTCTCCTCGGCGATCCAGCCGATGGCGACGGAGGTGTCCAGGCCGCCCGAGTAGGCGAGTACGACGCGCTCGGTCACGGGTTTCTCCTTACGGTGCAATCACTGATGGGTATAACTATGCAGTCCTCCGTATGTTTTGTCAAAGGTGCGGGCGGGGGCGTGCCGACGGGACTCCTCCCTCGGCGTCCCGGCAGCCGAAACGGCCCTGTTCACAACGGAGTTGCCGACGACAATGGCCGGTATGGGAAAAACGTACGAACGCATCGACGGACGGCTCAGGACCTTCATCGAGGAACAGCACATCTTCTTCACCGCGACCGCGCCCCTGGACGGCGAGGGCACGGTCAACCTCTCCCCCAAGGGGATCAGCGGCTCGTTCGCCGTCATCGACGAGCTGACCGTGGCCTATCTGGACTTCGCCGGCAGCAACGCCGAGACCGTCGCCCACCTCCGCGAGAACGGCCGCATCACGCTGATGTGGTGCGCCTTCCAGGGCCCCCCGAACATCGTGCGGGTGCACGGCCGCGGCGAGCCGGTCTTCCGGGACGACCCCCGGTTCGGCCCGCTGCTCGCCCACTTCCCGGACGTGGACCCCCGCCTCCACGGACTGCGCGCCGTCATCGTGGTGCGGGCCGAACTGATCCGGGACACCTGCGGCTACGGGGTGCCCTTCATGTCGTACGACGAGGACCGGTCACTGCACGCCGGGCGCTTCGCCCGGGAGGACGACGCCTCGCTCAGCGCCTACTTCGAGAAGAAGGAGCACGTGGCGACCAGCATCGACGGGCTGCCCGGACTGCCGCTCCCGCTGCCGGTCCTGCCGGACGGTGAGGGGGATTGAGCCGTACGGAGCAGATCCGGGGGTGAGGGCCGGGCAAAGCAGCTAGCGTCCGGGGCATGCGCAGATCCCTGGTGACCGTGTCGGTACTGCTCGCGCTGGCGGGCTCGTCGGTCGCGGCCCGGTCCGCCCCGGCGTCGACGCCGCCGGGGCGGCTGGCCGACACCGGCGGGGGCACCCAGCTGATCACGGCCGAGGCGCCGGACGCGCGCTCCACCACGGGCACCGTCACCTGGTGGAACCTGCGCCGGGGCGTCTGGGTGAAGGCCGGCTCGGCACCGGCCCGCTTCGGCGCGAAGGGCCTGGCCGAGGGCGCCTCGCGCAAGCAGGGCACGAACACCACCCCCACCGGCCTGTACGACCTGCCGTACGCCTTCGGGACCACGCCCGCACCGGCCGGCACCACCCATCCCTACCGGCGGATCAACGACCGGTCGTGGTGGTGCCAGGACAACGCGGCGCGGGACTACAACCGCTGGGTCGAGCCGCGCCCGGCGGACTGCCGGGCCGGCGAGGCGGAGCACCTGATCGCGTACCCGACGCAGTACGCCCGCGCGCTCGTCATCGGGTTCAACTACGAGCGGCCGGTGCGCGGGCGGGGCGCCGGGATCTTCCTGCACGTCGACGGGCGCGGCGCGACCGCCGGCTGCGTCTCCGTACCGGCGTCCGCGATGGACCGGATCCTCGACTGGGTGAACCCGGCCCGCCGTCCGCACATCGCGATCGGGACCCGGTCGGGCCCGACCGCGATCACGCGTTACTGACGGTCCGGGAGCCGGTCACGCGCCGCCGACCGTCCCGGAGCCCCGGCCGGCCGACGGCCCCGGCCGGCTCTCAGCGTTCGTTCTGGGCCAGCCGGAGCAGGTGGTCGGCGAGTGCCTGGCCGCCCGCCGGGTCGCGGCTGATCAGCATCAGGGTGTCGTCGCCGGCGATGGTGCCGAGGATGTCGTGCAGTTCGGCCTGGTCGATGGCCGAGGCGAGGAACTGGGCCGCGCCCGGCGGGGTGCGCAGCACCACGAGGTTGGCCGAGGCCTCCGCCGAGATGAGCAGTTCGGCGGAGAGGCGCCGCATCCGCTCCTCCTTGGCGGAGCCGCCCAGCGGGGCCTGCGGGGTGCGGAATCCGCCCTCGCTGGGAACCGCGTAGATCAGCTCGCCGCCGGTGTTGCGGATCTTCACCGCGCCCAGCTCGTCCAGGTCCCGGGAGAGCGTCGCCTGGGTGACGCTCAGCCCGTCGTCGGCGAGGAGCTTGGCCAGCTGGCTCTGCGAGCGCACCGGCTGCCGGTTCAGGATGTCCACGATCCGGCGGTGGCGCGCGGTGCGGGTCTGCGGCACGGCCGGCCCCCCGTGCTCGGTCTCCTGCGCCTCGGTCATCGTCGTCGCCTCATTCTCCGGATCGTCCGTCCCCTCTTGCCGCGTCGAGAACACCGGGCAGTGCCCGGAGGAACGCGTCCACCTCCGCGTCGTCGATGATCAGCGGCGGCATCAGCCGCAGGACATCGGGGGCGGGTGCGTTCACCAGGATTCCGGCTCCCTGAGCCGCCTGTTGCGCCTGGGGCGCAAGGGGCTCGGTGAGCACGATACCCAGCAGCAGCCCGGAGCCGCGGACATGGGAGACCAGCGGGTGGCCCAGGCCCTCCACGGCCTCGCGGATCCTCTCGCCGAGCCGCTTCACCCGGTCCAGGGCGCCGTCGGCCGCCAGGGTGTCCAGGACCGCGAGTCCGGCGGCGCAGGCGACCGGGTTGCCGCCGAACGTCGTGCCGTGCTGCCCCGGCCTCAGCAGTTCGGCCGCCGGGCCGAACGCGACGGTCGCGCCGATCGGCAGTCCGCCGCCGAGGCCCTT encodes the following:
- a CDS encoding argininosuccinate synthase; amino-acid sequence: MTERVVLAYSGGLDTSVAIGWIAEETGAEVIAVAVDVGQGGEDLDVIRKRALACGAVEAEVADAKDEFAEEYCLPAIKANALYMDRYPLVSALSRPTIVKHLVAAANKHNAGIVAHGCTGKGNDQVRFEAGISALGPDLKCIAPVRDYAMTRDKAIAFCEEKNLPIATTKKSPYSIDQNVFGRAVETGFLEDIWNAPIEDIYEYTENPATPREADEVVISFKEGVPVAIDGKPVTVLQAIQQLNQRAGAQGIGRIDMVEDRLVGIKSREVYEAPGAIALITAHQELENVTVERELARYKRQVEQRWGELVYDGLWFSPLKRALDGFINEANQHVTGDIRMTMHAGRAVVTGRKSEQSLYDFNLATYDSGDTFDQSKAQGFIEIFGLSSKIAAKRDLA
- a CDS encoding pyridoxamine 5'-phosphate oxidase family protein, producing the protein MGKTYERIDGRLRTFIEEQHIFFTATAPLDGEGTVNLSPKGISGSFAVIDELTVAYLDFAGSNAETVAHLRENGRITLMWCAFQGPPNIVRVHGRGEPVFRDDPRFGPLLAHFPDVDPRLHGLRAVIVVRAELIRDTCGYGVPFMSYDEDRSLHAGRFAREDDASLSAYFEKKEHVATSIDGLPGLPLPLPVLPDGEGD
- a CDS encoding L,D-transpeptidase family protein; its protein translation is MRRSLVTVSVLLALAGSSVAARSAPASTPPGRLADTGGGTQLITAEAPDARSTTGTVTWWNLRRGVWVKAGSAPARFGAKGLAEGASRKQGTNTTPTGLYDLPYAFGTTPAPAGTTHPYRRINDRSWWCQDNAARDYNRWVEPRPADCRAGEAEHLIAYPTQYARALVIGFNYERPVRGRGAGIFLHVDGRGATAGCVSVPASAMDRILDWVNPARRPHIAIGTRSGPTAITRY
- a CDS encoding arginine repressor; its protein translation is MTEAQETEHGGPAVPQTRTARHRRIVDILNRQPVRSQSQLAKLLADDGLSVTQATLSRDLDELGAVKIRNTGGELIYAVPSEGGFRTPQAPLGGSAKEERMRRLSAELLISAEASANLVVLRTPPGAAQFLASAIDQAELHDILGTIAGDDTLMLISRDPAGGQALADHLLRLAQNER